One Dermacentor andersoni chromosome 6, qqDerAnde1_hic_scaffold, whole genome shotgun sequence genomic window carries:
- the LOC126522447 gene encoding cytochrome P450 2A9-like yields MRRTAEDEDIWREREKKSVGPRKTDSATGMATTLADECHRLIERISESDGRPIAIEELMLPSVSNNAVAPVFGESYPFDHPKRKWLDETLRNLAVALNTTRRMTPLGFLKGPFLNTLAFPGRQNIEKHFRALGDFTRNEINARKHSINKSPSKTLIDAYLTKMEERKSDPESKFSVENLMSTAIGFFQAGSAGVPMYMHWHMINFALRADTLQAQVQAEIDHVVGSLRRPTWEDRRKMPLTMAVVWEMLRWKAMTPLSAPRRAQVDFTCDGFFYPAGITVMANYWAVHNDPCVWPNPEKFDPSRFMNDDGSATCERPKRLLSFSLGKRKCPAETQAIMVIFLYIASILQRFRVLPEEGVTIDLGDANDRLPSKNKYRLRFIPRKK; encoded by the exons ATGAGGCGAACAGCGGAGGATGAGGATATATGGCGAGAGCGTGAGAAGAAGAGCGTAGGGCCGCGCAAGACGGACTCTGCGACGGGGATGGCTACGACATTGGCT GACGAGTGTCATCGCCTCATTGAGCGCATATCGGAATCGGACGGGCGTCCGATCGCCATCGAAGAGCTGATGCTGCCCagcgtttccaacaacgccgtcGCGCCCGTCTTTGGAGAGAGTTACCCCTTCGACCACCCGAAGCGCAAGTGGCTAGACGAGACGCTGCGGAACCTCGCTGTGGCCCTCAACACGACCCGCCGAATGACGCCCTTGGGCTTCCTCAAGGGCCCATTCCTGAACACGCTCGCGTTCCCCGGAAGACAGAACATCGAGAAGCACTTTCGCGCTTTGGGAGACTTTACAAG AAATGAGATCAATGCTCGGAAACATTCCATTAATAAATCACCGTCCAAGACGCTCATCGACGCATACCTGACGAAGATGGAAGAACGGAAGAGTGATCCGGAATCTAAGTTCAGTG TGGAGAACCTGATGAGCACCGCCATCGGCTTCTTCCAGGCCGGATCGGCGGGCGTCCCAATGTACATGCACTGGCACATGATCAATTTCGCCCTGCGAGCCGACACGCTACAGGCGCAGGTGCAGGCCGAGATCGATCACGTGGTCGGTTCGCTCAGGCGCCCCACGTGGGAAGATAGGCGCAAGATGCCGCTCACCATGGCCGTCGTGTGGGAGATGCTGCGTTGGAAGGCCATGACGCCGCTCAGCGCACCTAGGAG GGCCCAGGTGGATTTCACCTGCGATGGTTTCTTCTACCCTGCCGGAATCACGGTGATGGCAAATTACTGGGCCGTTCACAACGATCCCTGCGTGTGGCCTAATCCGGAGAAATTTGACCCGAGTCGCTTCATGAACGACGACGGTTCAGCGACTTGCGAGCGGCCTAAGCGCCTTCTCTCATTTTCGTTGG GAAAGCGCAAATGTCCAGCGGAGACGCAAGCCATCATGGTGATATTCCTTTACATCGCTTCCATACTTCAACGCTTCCGAGTGCTTCCCGAAGAAGGAGTCACTATTGACCTTGGCGATGCAAACGATCGCCTTCCCAGCAAGAATAAGTACCGGCTCCGATTCATTCCCAGGAAAAAGTAA